Proteins from a single region of Bombus huntii isolate Logan2020A chromosome 2, iyBomHunt1.1, whole genome shotgun sequence:
- the LOC126874172 gene encoding uncharacterized protein LOC126874172 isoform X3, whose amino-acid sequence MIPYSTCLSFGGRHDARRWVVLHDEFSPYPRRSAEITVDSGEQNAVFIRISENAALPASGVSVTLTEVRNEARTDTTFRRLSEVDRSLLESLDIGRSRPRPTGRFLTMHKRRRKRLTTRSLTEEPGILDDIFHGLVQCVLQKASNWRFNAFTLETVTGGRSLPVLCVHLFHWYGLLEYFNLDVVTVWKLFAFIEEGYHSTNPYHNSIHATDVTQAMHCFLQEEKIRAHLTNLEIMASLIAAVTHDLDHPGVNQPFLVATSNHLAALYQNTSVLENHHWRSAIGCLLESGVSDQLPANVRPELQRHISSLILATDITRQQEFLIRFKHYLDDNLLEMRRADDRHFILQIALKCADISNPCRPWDISQKWSHKVCEEFFRQGDYERRLNLPVTPLCDRHTTSIPKIQAGFFKFVVTPLYEEWHRFLGDGLSVSLMEHLRTNQKKWEALILQETAKDTETEISELEEVEDAVSSVGDPAAEEDTASIDLLIPAAYVQSSKMQSLPARIGLERVGRRHSVPLSITQPMTLLPRSNVRRESLPTEQSKSRNLLWKLDDQSLLDPSSMSLLSSKTSIPELSPSASNTGERPVSAESLLPETSIASITNSTEASRLSTVLQSDVEKPSTQTKQLTRQQTFPPLQPYVRTRYLSTTAEMSQCYSQILLEADSSASSSCSVKEKSCSDGRCGTPPSKEMDTSNVVMSKEVNMLNKRRGSAIPETFRQKTEPVPTIEYPRRHSVQTIRIEDISLKNRYKRPTSAQGTDSTHVFYASLAGSRTDKDGHSIEEESKPGTIFVSKTILESEKSISEEQRTTILNKSEQYGSITVTTKPKCTNSELRRYSTPVPETKTITTDTSGRRFTAIPVSSELSTHKVFFIGSPPDSPPLVQNVSSSSDSGSDSRRADTNNEIVSIGNKRDPDPMKERNSKVAKLSMDIQMKENVDPRAIEDTKGISLSRKGSQSWTRRRGSAPVGLMSRLDDITVPAIPTRVDHSSRRGSVPNDITRQQGGGFNRLALGPREGNVAGPRRASLPQETALGNLLGNILSLTNERENLPINNNNNNNNTGNSNNNGITRIIDSTGPGMPSPRRGSVPADISELRRDMFNRSSINGKPRNRKKVLRRRSSGGPEMFSGGSTDGNDNGTWLKWKRELGKKDSIPEPIVKRRGSLPIEMVAITHAGSGSGARRSSLWRL is encoded by the exons AAAATGCCGCATTGCCAGCATCCGGCGTATCGGTGACTTTGACGGAAGTGCGCAATGAAGCCAGGACAGATACGACGTTCAGACGCTTGTCAGAGGTAGACCGCAGCCTGCTAGAGAGTTTGGATATCGGTCGTTCCAGGCCCAGACCCACCGGTCGATTCCTGACGATGCACAAGAGACGCCGTAAGAGGCTTACCACGAGATCCTTAACCGAAGAGCCTGGTATCCTGGACGATATCTTCCACGGCCTGGTTCAG TGCGTGTTACAGAAGGCTAGCAACTGGCGATTTAACGCGTTCACGCTGGAAACGGTGACGGGAG GACGTTCGCTTCCGGTACTATGCGTCCACCTTTTCCACTGGTACGGACTTCTGGAGTACTTCAACCTGGACGTGGTAACCGTGTGGAAATTGTTCG CCTTCATCGAGGAGGGTTATCACAGCACAAATCCTTACCACAACAGTATACACGCGACCGATGTGACGCAGGCGATGCACTGCTTCCTCCAAGAGGAAAAA ATCAGGGCGCACTTAACCAACTTGGAGATTATGGCGTCGCTGATTGCCGCGGTGACGCACGATCTGGATCATCCAGGCGTCAATCAACCGTTCCTAGTTGCCACGAGCAATCACTTGGCTGCTCTCTATCAA AACACGTCGGTTCTTGAGAACCATCATTGGAGATCAGCGATAGGATGTCTTCTGGAGAGCGGAGTTTCCGATCAACTGCCAGCCAACGTGAGGCCAGAACTGCAGCGGCACATCAGTTCGTTGATTTTAGCGACAGACATCACCAGACAACAAGAGTTTCTCATTCGATTCAAA CATTACTTGGACGATAACCTGCTGGAAATGAGACGCGCAGATGATCGGCATTTCATTCTGCAAATAGCCCTGAAATGTGCCGACATATCGAACCCGTGCAGACCTTGGGACATCTCGCAGAAGTGGTCGCACAAAGTATGCGAAGAATTCTTTCGTCAAGGTGATTACGAACGTCGTCTAAACCTTCCGGTGACGCCATTATGTGATCGGCATACCACTAGCATACCAAAGATACAGGCTGGATTCTTTAAATTCGTGGTGACGCCTCTATACGAGGAATGGCATCGTTTCCTGGGCGATGGTCTCAGTGTATCGTTAATGGAACACCTGCGTACAAATCAGAAGAAATGGGAAGCTTTAATTCTGCAAGAAACAGCGAAGGATACGGAAACGGAAATCTCAGAACTCGAGGAAGTGGAAGACGCCGTCAGCTCTGTGGGAGATCCAGCTGCGGAAGAGGATACAGCAAGTATCGATTTGCTGATACCAGCTGCGTACGTTCAATCCTCTAAGATGCAGAGTCTGCCAGCGCGAATTGGTCTGGAACGCGTTGGAAGACGCCATTCCGTACCATTAAGTATCACGCAACCTATGACTCTTCTTCCACGAAGTAACGTTAGGCGTGAGAGTCTACCGACCGAACAGAGCAAATCGAGGAATCTTTTATGGAAATTAGATGACCAAAGTCTTTTAGATCCAAGCTCGATGTCTTTATTATCGTCCAAGACTAGTATACCCGAACTTTCCCCGAGTGCCAGTAATACAGGGGAAAGACCGGTCAGTGCTGAAAGTCTTCTGCCAGAAACCAGCATAGCCAGTATCACGAATAGCACTGAAGCCTCGAGATTAAGCACGGTATTACAATCGGATGTGGAAAAGCCAAGTACGCAGACGAAACAACTGACGAGACAACAGACCTTCCCTCCACTACAACCGTATGTCAGAACAAGGTACTTGTCCACGACCGCGGAGATGTCGCAATGTTACTCACAGATCTTATTAGAGGCAGACAGTTCGGCTTCTTCCTCGTGCTCGGTGAAAGAGAAATCGTGCTCGGATGGCCGCTGCGGTACTCCCCCGTCAAAAGAAATGGATACCAGTAACGTTGTAATGTCGAAAGAAGTAAATATGTTAAATAAGAGACGAGGTTCTGCGATTCCGGAAACATTTAGACAGAAAACAGAACCCGTACCAACTATCGAATATCCACGTCGTCATTCGGTTCAAACGATCCGTATAGAAGATATCAGCTTAAAAAATCGATACAAACGACCAACTTCTGCTCAAGGAACAGATTCCACGCATGTCTTCTACGCGTCTTTAGCCGGTTCACGTACCGACAAGGATGGTCACAGCATCGAGGAAGAATCTAAGCCAGGTACTATCTTCGTCTCGAAGACGATATTAGAAAGTGAAAAGTCGATAAGCGAGGAGCAACGGACtacaatattaaataaatctgaaCAGTATGGTTCGATAACCGTTACTACGAAACCAAAGTGCACCAACTCCGAATTACGAAGATACTCAACTCCTGTGCCAGAAACTAAGACAATAACGACTGATACCAGTGGTAGACGATTTACCGCGATACCAGTATCCTCCGAACTTAGCACACATAAAGTGTTCTTTATTGGTAGCCCTCCAGATTCGCCGCCCCTTGTTCAGAACGTGTCTTCGTCGAGCGACAGTGGTAGCGACTCGCGAAGAGCAGATACGAATAACGAGATTGTTTCTATCGGTAACAAACGGGATCCGGATCCTATGAAAGAACGAAATTCAAAGGTAGCCAAACTAAGTATGGATATACAGATGAAGGAGAACGTTGATCCGCGAGCGATAGAAGACACAAAAGGAATTAGTTTGTCTAGAAAGGGAAGTCAG TCATGGACCAGACGACGTGGCTCTGCTCCAGTTGGCCTCATGTCTAGATTGGATGACATTACGGTACCAGCTATACCAACCAGGGTTGATCATAGTTCCAGGCGTGGATCTGTACCAAATGACATTACTAGACAACAGG GCGGTGGCTTTAATAGATTAGCCTTAGGACCTCGAGAGGGTAATGTTGCAGGACCTCGAAGAGCAAGTCTCCCGCAAGAAACTGCTCTTGGAAATCTTCTTGGCAATATCTTGTCTTTAACAA ATGAACGAGAAAATCTcccaataaataataacaataataataacaataccGGAAATAGCAACAATAACGGAATAACAAGAATAATCGATAGTACCGGCCCTGGCATGCCGTCACCGCGGCGAGGTTCAGTGCCAGCAGACATATCCGAATTACGCCGTGATATGTTCAATAGGAGTAGCATAAATGGTAAGCCTCGTAATCGGAAAAAGGTATTGAGGAGAAGGAGTTCCGGAGGACCAGAAATGTTCTCTGGAGGATCCACAGATGGAAACGATAATGGCACATGGCTTAAATGGAAGAGGGAACTAGGAAAAAAGGACTCGATTCCTGAACCGATCGTCAAACGAAGAGGTTCCTTGCCCATAGAGATGGTGGCCATTACTCATGCTG GATCAGGATCAGGAGCACGAAGATCTAGCTTATGGAGGCTTTAG
- the LOC126874172 gene encoding uncharacterized protein LOC126874172 isoform X2 → MQCGLCAVVAGLFRRAMCIAGSRRGSGESCYQELTDAEGRRHSQIAPIETGLTAAEIAEHVIEAVEAVEERRSAEITVDSGEQNAVFIRISENAALPASGVSVTLTEVRNEARTDTTFRRLSEVDRSLLESLDIGRSRPRPTGRFLTMHKRRRKRLTTRSLTEEPGILDDIFHGLVQCVLQKASNWRFNAFTLETVTGGRSLPVLCVHLFHWYGLLEYFNLDVVTVWKLFAFIEEGYHSTNPYHNSIHATDVTQAMHCFLQEEKIRAHLTNLEIMASLIAAVTHDLDHPGVNQPFLVATSNHLAALYQNTSVLENHHWRSAIGCLLESGVSDQLPANVRPELQRHISSLILATDITRQQEFLIRFKHYLDDNLLEMRRADDRHFILQIALKCADISNPCRPWDISQKWSHKVCEEFFRQGDYERRLNLPVTPLCDRHTTSIPKIQAGFFKFVVTPLYEEWHRFLGDGLSVSLMEHLRTNQKKWEALILQETAKDTETEISELEEVEDAVSSVGDPAAEEDTASIDLLIPAAYVQSSKMQSLPARIGLERVGRRHSVPLSITQPMTLLPRSNVRRESLPTEQSKSRNLLWKLDDQSLLDPSSMSLLSSKTSIPELSPSASNTGERPVSAESLLPETSIASITNSTEASRLSTVLQSDVEKPSTQTKQLTRQQTFPPLQPYVRTRYLSTTAEMSQCYSQILLEADSSASSSCSVKEKSCSDGRCGTPPSKEMDTSNVVMSKEVNMLNKRRGSAIPETFRQKTEPVPTIEYPRRHSVQTIRIEDISLKNRYKRPTSAQGTDSTHVFYASLAGSRTDKDGHSIEEESKPGTIFVSKTILESEKSISEEQRTTILNKSEQYGSITVTTKPKCTNSELRRYSTPVPETKTITTDTSGRRFTAIPVSSELSTHKVFFIGSPPDSPPLVQNVSSSSDSGSDSRRADTNNEIVSIGNKRDPDPMKERNSKVAKLSMDIQMKENVDPRAIEDTKGISLSRKGSQSWTRRRGSAPVGLMSRLDDITVPAIPTRVDHSSRRGSVPNDITRQQGGGFNRLALGPREGNVAGPRRASLPQETALGNLLGNILSLTNERENLPINNNNNNNNTGNSNNNGITRIIDSTGPGMPSPRRGSVPADISELRRDMFNRSSINGKPRNRKKVLRRRSSGGPEMFSGGSTDGNDNGTWLKWKRELGKKDSIPEPIVKRRGSLPIEMVAITHAGRYNHR, encoded by the exons AAAATGCCGCATTGCCAGCATCCGGCGTATCGGTGACTTTGACGGAAGTGCGCAATGAAGCCAGGACAGATACGACGTTCAGACGCTTGTCAGAGGTAGACCGCAGCCTGCTAGAGAGTTTGGATATCGGTCGTTCCAGGCCCAGACCCACCGGTCGATTCCTGACGATGCACAAGAGACGCCGTAAGAGGCTTACCACGAGATCCTTAACCGAAGAGCCTGGTATCCTGGACGATATCTTCCACGGCCTGGTTCAG TGCGTGTTACAGAAGGCTAGCAACTGGCGATTTAACGCGTTCACGCTGGAAACGGTGACGGGAG GACGTTCGCTTCCGGTACTATGCGTCCACCTTTTCCACTGGTACGGACTTCTGGAGTACTTCAACCTGGACGTGGTAACCGTGTGGAAATTGTTCG CCTTCATCGAGGAGGGTTATCACAGCACAAATCCTTACCACAACAGTATACACGCGACCGATGTGACGCAGGCGATGCACTGCTTCCTCCAAGAGGAAAAA ATCAGGGCGCACTTAACCAACTTGGAGATTATGGCGTCGCTGATTGCCGCGGTGACGCACGATCTGGATCATCCAGGCGTCAATCAACCGTTCCTAGTTGCCACGAGCAATCACTTGGCTGCTCTCTATCAA AACACGTCGGTTCTTGAGAACCATCATTGGAGATCAGCGATAGGATGTCTTCTGGAGAGCGGAGTTTCCGATCAACTGCCAGCCAACGTGAGGCCAGAACTGCAGCGGCACATCAGTTCGTTGATTTTAGCGACAGACATCACCAGACAACAAGAGTTTCTCATTCGATTCAAA CATTACTTGGACGATAACCTGCTGGAAATGAGACGCGCAGATGATCGGCATTTCATTCTGCAAATAGCCCTGAAATGTGCCGACATATCGAACCCGTGCAGACCTTGGGACATCTCGCAGAAGTGGTCGCACAAAGTATGCGAAGAATTCTTTCGTCAAGGTGATTACGAACGTCGTCTAAACCTTCCGGTGACGCCATTATGTGATCGGCATACCACTAGCATACCAAAGATACAGGCTGGATTCTTTAAATTCGTGGTGACGCCTCTATACGAGGAATGGCATCGTTTCCTGGGCGATGGTCTCAGTGTATCGTTAATGGAACACCTGCGTACAAATCAGAAGAAATGGGAAGCTTTAATTCTGCAAGAAACAGCGAAGGATACGGAAACGGAAATCTCAGAACTCGAGGAAGTGGAAGACGCCGTCAGCTCTGTGGGAGATCCAGCTGCGGAAGAGGATACAGCAAGTATCGATTTGCTGATACCAGCTGCGTACGTTCAATCCTCTAAGATGCAGAGTCTGCCAGCGCGAATTGGTCTGGAACGCGTTGGAAGACGCCATTCCGTACCATTAAGTATCACGCAACCTATGACTCTTCTTCCACGAAGTAACGTTAGGCGTGAGAGTCTACCGACCGAACAGAGCAAATCGAGGAATCTTTTATGGAAATTAGATGACCAAAGTCTTTTAGATCCAAGCTCGATGTCTTTATTATCGTCCAAGACTAGTATACCCGAACTTTCCCCGAGTGCCAGTAATACAGGGGAAAGACCGGTCAGTGCTGAAAGTCTTCTGCCAGAAACCAGCATAGCCAGTATCACGAATAGCACTGAAGCCTCGAGATTAAGCACGGTATTACAATCGGATGTGGAAAAGCCAAGTACGCAGACGAAACAACTGACGAGACAACAGACCTTCCCTCCACTACAACCGTATGTCAGAACAAGGTACTTGTCCACGACCGCGGAGATGTCGCAATGTTACTCACAGATCTTATTAGAGGCAGACAGTTCGGCTTCTTCCTCGTGCTCGGTGAAAGAGAAATCGTGCTCGGATGGCCGCTGCGGTACTCCCCCGTCAAAAGAAATGGATACCAGTAACGTTGTAATGTCGAAAGAAGTAAATATGTTAAATAAGAGACGAGGTTCTGCGATTCCGGAAACATTTAGACAGAAAACAGAACCCGTACCAACTATCGAATATCCACGTCGTCATTCGGTTCAAACGATCCGTATAGAAGATATCAGCTTAAAAAATCGATACAAACGACCAACTTCTGCTCAAGGAACAGATTCCACGCATGTCTTCTACGCGTCTTTAGCCGGTTCACGTACCGACAAGGATGGTCACAGCATCGAGGAAGAATCTAAGCCAGGTACTATCTTCGTCTCGAAGACGATATTAGAAAGTGAAAAGTCGATAAGCGAGGAGCAACGGACtacaatattaaataaatctgaaCAGTATGGTTCGATAACCGTTACTACGAAACCAAAGTGCACCAACTCCGAATTACGAAGATACTCAACTCCTGTGCCAGAAACTAAGACAATAACGACTGATACCAGTGGTAGACGATTTACCGCGATACCAGTATCCTCCGAACTTAGCACACATAAAGTGTTCTTTATTGGTAGCCCTCCAGATTCGCCGCCCCTTGTTCAGAACGTGTCTTCGTCGAGCGACAGTGGTAGCGACTCGCGAAGAGCAGATACGAATAACGAGATTGTTTCTATCGGTAACAAACGGGATCCGGATCCTATGAAAGAACGAAATTCAAAGGTAGCCAAACTAAGTATGGATATACAGATGAAGGAGAACGTTGATCCGCGAGCGATAGAAGACACAAAAGGAATTAGTTTGTCTAGAAAGGGAAGTCAG TCATGGACCAGACGACGTGGCTCTGCTCCAGTTGGCCTCATGTCTAGATTGGATGACATTACGGTACCAGCTATACCAACCAGGGTTGATCATAGTTCCAGGCGTGGATCTGTACCAAATGACATTACTAGACAACAGG GCGGTGGCTTTAATAGATTAGCCTTAGGACCTCGAGAGGGTAATGTTGCAGGACCTCGAAGAGCAAGTCTCCCGCAAGAAACTGCTCTTGGAAATCTTCTTGGCAATATCTTGTCTTTAACAA ATGAACGAGAAAATCTcccaataaataataacaataataataacaataccGGAAATAGCAACAATAACGGAATAACAAGAATAATCGATAGTACCGGCCCTGGCATGCCGTCACCGCGGCGAGGTTCAGTGCCAGCAGACATATCCGAATTACGCCGTGATATGTTCAATAGGAGTAGCATAAATGGTAAGCCTCGTAATCGGAAAAAGGTATTGAGGAGAAGGAGTTCCGGAGGACCAGAAATGTTCTCTGGAGGATCCACAGATGGAAACGATAATGGCACATGGCTTAAATGGAAGAGGGAACTAGGAAAAAAGGACTCGATTCCTGAACCGATCGTCAAACGAAGAGGTTCCTTGCCCATAGAGATGGTGGCCATTACTCATGCTGGTCGGTACAATCATAGATAA